In the Alphaproteobacteria bacterium genome, one interval contains:
- the mreC gene encoding rod shape-determining protein MreC, protein MILSLFRMKASGLRRSHIVFVFMTRLFKRSQVVGKKTVVAMLFCILSGLVSLSFSSENRFLRSVNSLLMDLSAMLVHYINEPLMMIKDSTAYFQRQKTLQEEIKTLKETDLRLIEWKNRALFYERENQHLRELSHFLPSDKGNFTTVKVLGMPLDGVRSTMIVAQPKDSPLMKNQAVTSPQGVVGLIVDVGQATARVMLITDINSRIPVRIESTGTQAIVAGSNTGELSLAHIEQPENADKLSISAGDRLLTSGYGGIFPPGLPVAIVSRIDNFAVFATPISETLTLEYVAVHS, encoded by the coding sequence ATGATTCTGTCCCTTTTTAGAATGAAGGCGAGCGGCCTTAGGCGCAGTCATATTGTGTTTGTTTTTATGACCCGTCTTTTTAAACGGTCCCAGGTTGTGGGAAAAAAAACAGTTGTCGCAATGCTGTTTTGTATTTTATCTGGGCTTGTTTCCTTGTCATTTTCTTCGGAAAATCGTTTCTTGCGTTCAGTCAACAGTCTGCTGATGGATCTGTCAGCTATGCTTGTTCATTATATTAACGAACCTTTGATGATGATCAAGGATTCGACAGCCTATTTCCAACGCCAAAAAACCCTTCAGGAAGAAATCAAGACATTAAAAGAAACAGATCTTCGTTTGATCGAATGGAAAAATCGGGCGCTTTTTTATGAACGGGAAAATCAACACCTGCGTGAACTGTCTCATTTTTTACCCTCCGATAAGGGAAATTTTACAACCGTCAAAGTTTTGGGGATGCCCCTTGATGGGGTGCGGTCTACGATGATTGTCGCGCAGCCAAAAGACAGCCCCTTGATGAAAAACCAGGCCGTCACCAGCCCCCAAGGCGTCGTTGGTCTCATTGTCGATGTGGGGCAAGCAACAGCCCGCGTTATGTTGATAACCGATATCAATTCACGAATTCCAGTCCGAATTGAATCCACAGGTACCCAAGCCATCGTGGCGGGGTCTAACACCGGTGAGCTTTCCTTGGCCCACATAGAACAACCGGAAAACGCTGATAAACTATCCATTTCCGCCGGGGATCGTTTGTTAACCTCTGGGTATGGGGGGATCTTTCCACCAGGGTTGCCCGTTGCCATTGTTAGCCGCATTGATAATTTTGCTGTATTTGCAACGCCTATTTCTGAAACGCTTACCCTTGAATATGTTGCGGTTCATTCATGA
- a CDS encoding ABC transporter permease, which translates to MTTTQILITSNSLPLMQELKEVYGARYLLKRLIWRDLKVRYNNTALGVFWNVLQPLAMMIIFVLFLGLLFRDQTYGVPTSIYTYSALCFWHFFSRALSQGGMSFISFQGLITKVYFPRLIAPISYVAGAAVDFFVAYGLLILLQLFYGAFNFKQFLFVPIIFAGLFLFALSLAILFSALSAKYRDCVHLIPLIMQLWVFCCPIMYPYSIVPERYLWLYNLNPLVGYIQLFRWAVTSSSPFPDISCVLISVIVTIVFITMSLVYFVRVSPTLVDEL; encoded by the coding sequence ATGACCACCACACAAATCTTAATTACATCCAATTCATTGCCATTGATGCAGGAACTAAAAGAAGTCTATGGCGCCCGATACCTGTTAAAACGGCTTATTTGGCGCGATTTAAAGGTCCGCTACAATAATACAGCACTCGGTGTTTTTTGGAACGTGCTGCAGCCGCTTGCAATGATGATTATTTTCGTTCTTTTCCTTGGATTGTTATTTCGGGATCAAACTTATGGTGTGCCAACGTCGATTTATACCTATTCGGCATTGTGTTTCTGGCATTTTTTCTCGCGTGCGCTGTCACAGGGCGGGATGTCTTTTATCAGTTTTCAGGGGTTGATCACAAAGGTCTATTTCCCGCGGCTTATTGCCCCAATTTCCTATGTCGCTGGGGCCGCCGTTGATTTTTTTGTGGCCTATGGCCTTTTGATTTTGTTGCAGCTTTTTTACGGAGCCTTCAATTTTAAGCAATTTCTTTTTGTTCCCATTATTTTTGCGGGCTTATTCCTGTTCGCCCTTTCCCTGGCGATTTTGTTTTCGGCATTAAGCGCAAAATATCGGGATTGCGTTCATTTAATTCCGCTGATTATGCAGCTTTGGGTTTTTTGCTGCCCGATTATGTATCCCTATTCCATTGTGCCAGAACGTTATCTTTGGCTATACAATCTGAACCCATTGGTTGGCTATATCCAACTGTTTCGGTGGGCTGTAACCAGCTCATCTCCTTTTCCGGATATTTCATGCGTTTTGATATCGGTCATTGTAACAATAGTCTTTATAACCATGAGCCTGGTTTATTTCGTTCGCGTTTCTCCAACCCTTGTTGATGAGCTTTAG
- a CDS encoding ABC transporter ATP-binding protein: protein MMPNTMIHVDGISKRYILHPDGTRGSFKEAIFAHFSKNRRHLHHEPKEFLALNDVSFTVRAGEILGILGHNGSGKSTLLKILSRITAPSTGKIHISGSVRSLLEVGTGFHPELTGRENVYLSCAIYGLSESKTGDIFDTIHEFSGIGDFIDVPVKFYSSGMSVRLAFAVSTHVKADILLLDEIWAVGDADFQQKSLAKMRELIKSGVTVLMVTHDPVVVNEFCTRTLTLEKGQIKE, encoded by the coding sequence ATGATGCCCAATACAATGATTCACGTTGATGGAATTTCAAAACGCTATATTTTGCATCCCGATGGAACGCGCGGCTCTTTTAAAGAGGCCATATTTGCCCATTTTTCAAAAAATCGCCGACATTTACACCATGAACCAAAGGAATTCCTAGCCCTCAATGATGTTTCGTTCACCGTAAGGGCAGGTGAAATTCTAGGAATCTTGGGGCATAACGGATCGGGTAAAAGCACGCTTTTGAAAATCCTGTCCCGCATTACGGCGCCATCAACGGGGAAAATTCATATCAGCGGAAGCGTTCGATCTTTGCTGGAGGTTGGAACCGGGTTTCACCCCGAACTGACAGGTCGCGAAAATGTATATTTATCATGCGCGATTTATGGGCTGTCAGAATCAAAGACCGGCGATATTTTTGATACTATTCACGAATTTTCTGGCATTGGTGATTTTATCGATGTGCCCGTTAAATTTTATTCATCAGGCATGTCCGTGCGTCTGGCTTTTGCTGTATCAACCCACGTAAAAGCAGATATATTATTATTGGATGAAATTTGGGCCGTTGGTGATGCTGATTTCCAGCAAAAAAGCCTTGCCAAAATGCGGGAACTTATTAAAAGCGGCGTTACCGTTTTGATGGTAACACATGATCCAGTGGTCGTTAATGAATTCTGCACACGCACACTAACCCTTGAAAAAGGTCAAATTAAGGAATAG
- a CDS encoding mannose-1-phosphate guanylyltransferase/mannose-6-phosphate isomerase, which produces MSAQYPLVPTILCGGAGSRLWPLSREHNPKPFIRLQDGQSLIQKAFLRGANLQAVSDILTVTNREFFFRVEDDYREIANQIIPLQKHFILEPFARNTAPAIAAACLYAQQNISENAILLMLAADHIIMDQMAFSIAVDRAFELAKNNKIVTFGITPTGPETGYGYIEFKGSDVLRFVEKPDRTTASTYVESGRFLWNSGMFCVSAQKMLDEMALYCPDILTKTKHALDRAHCSKGDDFTQVYIQPHDFEGVPSDSIDYAIMEKTKNATVVACDIGWSDIGCWRSLGDLTAPDESNNRIDGKAVVKDTKNCTILGKDRVIAAVGLDNLVIIDTPDALLVANKNATQDVKSIFNSLKLDNHDAHKLHKTAHRPWGTYTVLEEGLCYKIKRIEVKPGARLSLQMHHHRSEHWVVVSGCAKVINGDQELILNVNESTYIPATHKHRLENSGSDMLILIEVQTGTYLGEDDIVRFEDHYGRL; this is translated from the coding sequence ATGTCTGCTCAATACCCCTTGGTTCCAACAATCCTGTGCGGGGGCGCCGGATCCCGCTTGTGGCCCTTGTCACGGGAACACAACCCAAAACCATTCATCAGATTGCAGGATGGGCAAAGCCTGATCCAAAAAGCCTTTTTACGGGGGGCAAATCTTCAGGCTGTATCGGACATTTTGACCGTTACCAATCGCGAATTTTTCTTTCGTGTTGAGGATGATTATCGTGAAATTGCAAACCAGATTATACCCCTTCAAAAGCATTTTATCCTGGAACCATTCGCCCGTAATACAGCACCCGCTATAGCTGCTGCTTGTTTATATGCACAACAAAACATTTCGGAAAACGCCATTTTGTTGATGCTGGCCGCAGATCACATCATCATGGATCAAATGGCCTTTTCAATCGCGGTTGATCGGGCGTTTGAGCTGGCCAAAAATAATAAAATTGTCACATTCGGCATCACCCCAACAGGCCCAGAAACGGGTTATGGGTACATCGAATTTAAGGGTTCGGATGTTTTACGATTTGTTGAAAAGCCCGACAGGACGACCGCAAGCACATATGTTGAATCAGGACGTTTTTTGTGGAATTCAGGGATGTTCTGTGTCAGTGCCCAAAAAATGCTGGATGAAATGGCGCTTTATTGCCCCGATATTTTAACGAAAACGAAACACGCGTTGGATCGCGCGCATTGCTCCAAAGGGGATGATTTCACCCAAGTTTATATTCAACCCCATGATTTTGAGGGTGTTCCATCGGATTCGATCGATTATGCCATCATGGAAAAGACAAAAAATGCCACCGTTGTCGCCTGCGATATTGGGTGGAGCGATATTGGATGCTGGCGGTCCCTTGGGGATTTGACCGCACCAGATGAATCAAACAACCGCATTGATGGAAAGGCCGTTGTCAAGGATACAAAAAACTGCACAATCCTGGGCAAAGATCGCGTTATTGCTGCCGTTGGCCTTGATAACTTAGTGATTATTGACACACCCGACGCATTGCTGGTGGCCAATAAAAATGCAACCCAGGATGTTAAAAGCATTTTTAATTCGCTAAAGCTTGATAACCATGACGCACATAAACTTCATAAAACAGCACACAGACCCTGGGGAACCTATACGGTTCTCGAAGAAGGTCTTTGTTACAAAATCAAACGTATCGAGGTTAAGCCCGGGGCACGTTTAAGTTTGCAAATGCACCATCATCGATCCGAACATTGGGTTGTGGTGTCGGGCTGCGCAAAGGTGATCAACGGAGATCAAGAATTAATTTTAAACGTCAATGAATCCACATATATTCCAGCAACACACAAACATAGACTTGAAAACAGCGGATCGGATATGCTAATCCTGATCGAGGTGCAAACAGGGACATACCTTGGCGAAGACGATATTGTTCGATTCGAAGATCATTATGGAAGATTATAA
- a CDS encoding glycosyltransferase — MRILIDLQSIQGGSKNRGIGRYALSLTQSMVKHKGDHDILILINGSFADTVDSIKSSFEGLIPKENIFIFYDVKLDSDSRQIHLDTSEFIREKTIEYINPDVVLLTSLFEGNIDSCITSIHKHEKDIPIAVVFYDLIPLVFSSIYLQDCSLAPWYHEKIDNLARADCLLAISEATKQDGITHLNFSDHNCINISTGSSSYFRPIELSENERKTLFNHYGIQKSFVMYSGGVDYRKNLEFCIKAYSLLDDEIRKTHQLVFVFSVHPDEKNHLKKFAKKCGLRSDEFICTGYVPDEDLLKLYNLCKVFVFPSLYEGFGLPVLEAMQCGRAVIGSNVSSVPEIIVREDALFDPKDENSFCQKLKHVLVDNAFRKDLEEYGLERAKNFSWDETAKKTIKAMEDLALNHPKKNQLTTKHQRLAYISLLPPEKSGISDYSAELLPELAHHYDIEVIVNQKCVTTPWILENCPVRTVDWFCANASTYDRILYHFDNSHVHTYMFDLLNRIPGVVVLHDFFLSGVLNFLRTYDCEHFTEDLYRSHGYKAIFDYIRKNDHEEIITKYPCNYDIFKNSLGIIVHSEHSQKLSQKWYNDCSSTTIVPLLCAPANISTKTEIIKNELGYDEENFIICSFGLMDSKKLSHRVLDAFLGSDLVNKKNCLLVFVGDCENLYGKELIARINELGLENRIRFTGWTDEHKYRQYLKITDIAIQLRTQSRGETSKAILDCMNHGIPTIINAHGSATEHAEDSVYRIPDNFIDAELITALEDLHCNKEKREALGHLSRQAIIDNHSPKKCAELYKESIEAYYQSPKARFFDMVNQFALFGVKNDMIDIDYIGLSRILAMSAPNSCTKTIFIDVSDFMKNHQNNGRFHPIHSLLHPLIFNTPKGYRAEPVYLNTKKASYKYARSFVFNYFYASIKENPYLKKFKDDSIDYQSGDIFLTTGYSDRGSHEKDCALSMKNHGVQIAFFDKDLRLWIEEN; from the coding sequence ATGCGTATTTTAATCGATCTACAAAGTATCCAAGGCGGTAGCAAAAATAGAGGGATAGGTCGTTACGCGCTTTCCCTAACTCAGTCTATGGTGAAACACAAAGGCGATCACGATATATTGATACTAATCAATGGTTCTTTTGCAGATACTGTTGATTCTATCAAGTCCTCATTTGAGGGGCTCATCCCAAAAGAAAATATTTTTATATTTTACGATGTTAAATTGGATAGTGATTCACGGCAAATACATCTGGATACATCGGAATTTATCAGGGAAAAGACTATAGAATATATCAATCCAGATGTTGTTTTGTTAACAAGTCTTTTTGAGGGGAATATTGATAGCTGCATTACAAGCATACATAAACATGAAAAAGATATTCCGATTGCGGTTGTTTTTTACGACCTGATACCGCTTGTCTTTTCATCTATATATTTGCAAGACTGCTCCCTTGCACCATGGTATCACGAAAAAATAGACAATCTTGCCAGGGCCGATTGTTTGTTGGCGATTTCCGAAGCAACCAAACAAGATGGAATCACCCACCTTAATTTTTCAGATCATAATTGTATTAATATTTCAACGGGTTCTTCGTCATATTTTCGCCCGATAGAATTAAGCGAAAATGAACGCAAGACACTTTTCAACCATTACGGCATACAGAAATCGTTCGTTATGTATTCCGGTGGGGTCGATTATCGTAAAAACCTAGAATTCTGCATAAAAGCATATTCATTACTTGACGATGAAATCAGAAAAACCCATCAACTGGTTTTTGTATTTTCCGTGCACCCTGATGAAAAAAATCATCTTAAGAAATTTGCAAAAAAATGTGGCTTAAGAAGTGATGAATTTATTTGCACGGGCTATGTGCCTGATGAGGATTTACTAAAGCTTTACAATTTATGCAAGGTTTTTGTTTTCCCATCCTTGTATGAGGGGTTCGGCCTTCCTGTACTGGAGGCCATGCAGTGTGGCCGCGCTGTAATCGGATCCAACGTTTCCAGTGTACCCGAAATTATTGTGCGCGAAGATGCCCTTTTCGATCCAAAGGACGAAAATTCGTTTTGCCAAAAACTAAAACATGTCTTGGTGGACAATGCTTTCAGGAAAGACCTTGAGGAATACGGACTGGAACGAGCTAAAAATTTTTCCTGGGATGAAACAGCAAAAAAGACCATAAAAGCCATGGAAGATTTAGCATTAAACCATCCAAAAAAGAATCAACTAACGACAAAACACCAAAGACTTGCTTACATTTCCCTGTTGCCCCCAGAAAAATCGGGTATCTCCGATTACAGCGCTGAATTGCTTCCGGAATTAGCGCATCACTATGATATTGAGGTTATTGTTAATCAAAAATGCGTCACAACACCCTGGATTCTAGAAAATTGCCCCGTACGCACCGTCGATTGGTTTTGCGCAAATGCCAGTACATATGATCGCATTCTTTATCATTTCGATAATTCACACGTACACACATATATGTTTGATCTGCTCAATAGAATTCCAGGCGTTGTCGTGTTACATGATTTCTTCTTGTCCGGAGTCTTGAATTTTCTTCGTACATACGATTGTGAACATTTTACCGAAGATTTGTATCGTTCTCATGGATATAAAGCCATTTTTGATTATATAAGAAAAAATGATCATGAGGAGATTATCACAAAATATCCCTGCAATTATGATATTTTTAAAAACTCCCTAGGAATTATTGTTCATTCTGAGCACAGCCAAAAATTAAGTCAGAAATGGTATAACGATTGCAGCTCCACGACAATTGTTCCCCTTTTATGTGCCCCTGCCAATATCTCAACAAAAACGGAGATCATAAAAAATGAACTAGGTTATGATGAGGAAAATTTTATCATTTGCAGCTTTGGTCTTATGGATTCAAAGAAACTCAGCCATCGCGTTCTGGATGCCTTTTTAGGTTCCGACCTTGTAAATAAAAAAAACTGCCTTCTTGTGTTTGTTGGGGACTGTGAGAATTTATACGGAAAGGAACTTATTGCACGGATAAATGAACTAGGCCTGGAAAATCGAATTCGTTTTACGGGATGGACCGACGAACATAAATATCGTCAATACTTAAAAATTACCGACATAGCGATTCAGCTACGAACGCAGTCGAGAGGAGAAACATCCAAAGCAATCCTTGACTGCATGAATCATGGTATCCCAACAATTATTAATGCACATGGAAGCGCCACTGAGCATGCGGAAGATTCAGTTTACAGAATCCCCGATAATTTTATCGATGCAGAACTGATAACTGCACTAGAAGACTTGCATTGCAATAAAGAAAAACGTGAAGCATTGGGTCATTTATCAAGACAAGCCATCATAGATAATCACTCCCCAAAGAAGTGTGCGGAATTATACAAAGAATCAATTGAAGCTTATTATCAAAGCCCAAAGGCACGATTTTTCGATATGGTTAACCAATTCGCTCTTTTTGGTGTTAAAAATGATATGATAGACATAGATTACATAGGGCTATCCAGAATACTGGCAATGTCAGCACCAAATTCATGCACTAAGACTATTTTTATAGATGTTTCAGATTTTATGAAAAACCATCAAAATAACGGAAGATTTCATCCTATTCATTCGCTATTGCACCCCTTGATTTTCAATACCCCAAAAGGATACAGAGCAGAACCTGTCTACCTGAATACAAAAAAAGCTAGCTATAAATATGCAAGGTCGTTTGTGTTTAATTATTTTTATGCTTCAATCAAAGAAAACCCTTATTTAAAAAAATTCAAGGATGACTCTATTGATTATCAATCTGGCGATATTTTTTTAACGACCGGTTATTCTGACAGAGGTTCCCACGAAAAAGATTGTGCTTTGTCGATGAAAAACCATGGGGTGCAGATTGCATTTTTTGATAAAGATTTGCGTTTATGGATTGAAGAAAACCA
- the gmd gene encoding GDP-mannose 4,6-dehydratase codes for MKKTAIITGITGQDGAYLAELLLDKGYIVYGTYRRTASTNFWRIKDLGIDDRENLHLVEYDLTDLGNTIRLIQKTKPDEVYNLAAQSFVGVSFEQPITTAEITGIGPVNILEAIRIIDPSIRFYQASTSEMFGLVQEIPQTEKTSFYPRSPYGAAKLYAHWMTINYRESYNIFGSSGILFNHESPLRGLEFVTRKITDGLARVKLGKQSHIELGNLDAQRDWGFAKDYVDGMWRMLQADKPDTYVLSTGRTETIRTFVRLTCQNLDLDLRWEGEKEEEIGLNNNTGQIIVKINPQFYRPAEVELLVGSPEKAKKDLGWVPTTSLEDLCTMMVKADLYRVEKGQSF; via the coding sequence TTGAAAAAAACAGCTATCATTACAGGAATAACAGGGCAAGATGGTGCCTATTTAGCAGAACTTTTGCTTGACAAAGGCTATATCGTTTACGGAACATACCGCCGTACCGCATCCACAAATTTTTGGCGCATAAAAGATCTTGGCATTGATGATCGTGAAAATTTACACCTCGTTGAATACGATCTAACCGACCTTGGCAACACAATTCGACTGATCCAAAAAACAAAACCTGATGAGGTTTATAACTTAGCAGCTCAAAGTTTTGTTGGCGTCTCATTTGAACAACCCATTACAACCGCCGAGATTACCGGCATTGGTCCGGTCAATATACTAGAAGCGATTCGAATTATTGATCCGTCAATTCGTTTTTATCAGGCATCCACATCTGAAATGTTTGGCTTGGTACAAGAAATACCCCAAACGGAAAAGACCTCTTTTTATCCCAGAAGCCCCTATGGAGCAGCTAAACTATACGCCCACTGGATGACTATAAATTACAGAGAGTCTTATAATATTTTTGGATCGAGCGGGATTTTGTTTAATCATGAGTCCCCCCTTCGTGGCCTAGAATTTGTTACACGGAAAATTACTGATGGCTTGGCCCGTGTAAAGCTTGGTAAGCAATCTCATATCGAACTGGGAAATTTGGATGCACAACGTGATTGGGGATTTGCGAAAGATTACGTTGATGGAATGTGGCGCATGTTGCAGGCAGACAAACCGGATACATATGTTTTGTCCACCGGAAGAACGGAAACCATTCGAACTTTTGTTCGTTTGACCTGCCAAAATCTTGATCTTGATCTTCGATGGGAGGGCGAGAAAGAGGAAGAAATAGGCCTCAACAACAACACAGGCCAGATTATCGTCAAAATTAATCCGCAATTTTATCGCCCCGCCGAAGTCGAGCTTCTTGTTGGAAGCCCAGAAAAAGCCAAGAAAGATTTGGGCTGGGTACCAACAACCTCATTAGAGGATCTATGCACAATGATGGTCAAGGCCGATCTTTATCGCGTTGAAAAAGGGCAATCATTTTGA
- a CDS encoding GDP-mannose 4,6-dehydratase produces MKVLITGIHGFTGRHLEKELRDNGHDVVGLKSDLLDFDAINKEIELCKPEAVVHLAAQSFAHDQNIQKIYDVNVIGSCNLLGALYQSAPNVRSVLLASSATVYGNSTSNPISENSPLDPPNDYAVSKLSMEYMAKLWFQKLPIFMVRPFNYTGLGQKEHFLIPKIVAHFNKKIPIIELGNIDVWREFGDVRSVVNIYGKMLLNPPIHQTINICTGQIYSLKDVMSMCQEITNHTIKIVINPAFVRQNEIRELRGDPRTLGELFPNLPSCSLKETLRWMLKHHQQ; encoded by the coding sequence ATGAAAGTTTTGATTACGGGCATCCATGGTTTTACAGGCAGACATCTGGAAAAAGAACTTCGGGACAACGGCCATGACGTCGTTGGATTAAAGTCCGATCTTTTGGATTTCGATGCCATCAACAAAGAAATCGAGTTATGCAAACCAGAAGCTGTCGTTCATTTAGCAGCGCAATCATTTGCACACGATCAAAATATTCAAAAAATATACGATGTCAATGTCATTGGCTCATGCAATCTTTTAGGGGCGCTTTATCAATCCGCACCTAACGTGCGGAGTGTTTTATTAGCAAGCAGCGCAACAGTCTATGGGAATTCAACATCCAACCCGATCAGCGAAAATTCTCCGCTAGATCCACCCAATGATTATGCCGTTAGCAAGTTATCAATGGAATACATGGCCAAGCTTTGGTTTCAAAAGCTTCCTATTTTTATGGTGAGACCATTCAATTATACAGGATTGGGACAAAAGGAACACTTTTTGATTCCCAAAATTGTGGCTCATTTTAACAAAAAAATACCCATTATTGAGCTTGGAAATATTGACGTGTGGAGGGAGTTTGGTGATGTACGTTCCGTTGTTAACATATATGGCAAAATGTTGCTCAACCCACCAATCCATCAAACAATTAATATTTGCACAGGTCAGATCTATTCGCTAAAAGATGTTATGTCAATGTGCCAAGAAATCACAAATCATACGATTAAAATCGTTATCAATCCGGCATTTGTGCGTCAGAACGAAATTCGTGAATTAAGGGGTGACCCGCGTACCCTAGGTGAGCTTTTTCCAAATCTCCCCTCATGCTCACTCAAGGAAACATTACGATGGATGCTCAAGCACCATCAGCAATGA